In one Cyprinus carpio isolate SPL01 chromosome B2, ASM1834038v1, whole genome shotgun sequence genomic region, the following are encoded:
- the LOC109103009 gene encoding E3 ubiquitin/ISG15 ligase TRIM25-like isoform X1 encodes MSSSSGSLTEELQCSICLDVFTDPVSTPCGHNFCKTCLNEHWDNSQTCSCPYCKETLKHRPDLKINTTLRELIAHYKKIPEKKPEVLCDICEKRKLKALKLCLVCQSSYCETHLEPHLRVAHLKKHKLMDPVSNLEDYICQKHESPLDLFCRDDQTCVCLICSVRDHENHNTVPIEQESEEKKTELMKTQKYMQQMIQDRIKKIQHIKQPAEVRKGFYTELLEIDGGGAAESSRETGGRAD; translated from the exons ATGTCATCCTCCAGTGGTTCACTAACTGAGGAGCTTCAGTGCTCTATATGTCTGGACGTCTTCACTGATCCAGTCAGCACTCCATGTGGACACAACTTCTGCAAGACCTGTCTGAATGAACACTGGGACAACAGCCAGACCTGCAGCTGTCCATACTGTAAAGAAACACTGAAGCATAGACCTGATCTCAAGATTAATACCACACTCCGAGAGCTCATAGCTCACTACAAAAAGATTCCTGAGAAAAAGCCTGAAGTTCTGTGTGACATCTGCGAGAAAAGAAAGCTGAAAGCCCTGAAGTTGTGTCTGGTGTGTCAGAGCTCTTACTGTGAAACTCACCTGGAGCCTCATTTGAGAGTGGCACATTTAAAGAAACACAAACTGATGGATCCTGTGAGTAATCTGGAGGACTATATATGTCAGAAACATGAGAGTCCTCTGGATCTGTTCTGTAGAGATGATcagacatgtgtgtgtttgatctgcTCTGTGAGAGACCACGAGAACCACAACACTGTTCCTATAGAACAGGAAAGTGAAGAGAAGAAG ACTGAGCTGATGAAGACACAGAAATACATGCAGCAGATGATCCAGGACAGAATCAAGAAGATTCAACACATCAAACAGCCAGCAGAAGTCAGAAAA GGATTTTATACTGAACTGCTGGAGATTGATGGAGGAggagcagcagaaagcagcagagaAACAGGAGGAAGAGCTGATTGa
- the LOC109103009 gene encoding E3 ubiquitin/ISG15 ligase TRIM25-like isoform X2, whose translation MSSSSGSLTEELQCSICLDVFTDPVSTPCGHNFCKTCLNEHWDNSQTCSCPYCKETLKHRPDLKINTTLRELIAHYKKIPEKKPEVLCDICEKRKLKALKLCLVCQSSYCETHLEPHLRVAHLKKHKLMDPVSNLEDYICQKHESPLDLFCRDDQTCVCLICSVRDHENHNTVPIEQESEEKKTELMKTQKYMQQMIQDRIKKIQHIKQPAEVRKAI comes from the exons ATGTCATCCTCCAGTGGTTCACTAACTGAGGAGCTTCAGTGCTCTATATGTCTGGACGTCTTCACTGATCCAGTCAGCACTCCATGTGGACACAACTTCTGCAAGACCTGTCTGAATGAACACTGGGACAACAGCCAGACCTGCAGCTGTCCATACTGTAAAGAAACACTGAAGCATAGACCTGATCTCAAGATTAATACCACACTCCGAGAGCTCATAGCTCACTACAAAAAGATTCCTGAGAAAAAGCCTGAAGTTCTGTGTGACATCTGCGAGAAAAGAAAGCTGAAAGCCCTGAAGTTGTGTCTGGTGTGTCAGAGCTCTTACTGTGAAACTCACCTGGAGCCTCATTTGAGAGTGGCACATTTAAAGAAACACAAACTGATGGATCCTGTGAGTAATCTGGAGGACTATATATGTCAGAAACATGAGAGTCCTCTGGATCTGTTCTGTAGAGATGATcagacatgtgtgtgtttgatctgcTCTGTGAGAGACCACGAGAACCACAACACTGTTCCTATAGAACAGGAAAGTGAAGAGAAGAAG ACTGAGCTGATGAAGACACAGAAATACATGCAGCAGATGATCCAGGACAGAATCAAGAAGATTCAACACATCAAACAGCCAGCAGAAGTCAGAAAA GCCATATAG